In Vicingaceae bacterium, a single genomic region encodes these proteins:
- a CDS encoding acyltransferase yields MRKFKKWLATLIFKGLGWRTEGEIPKNLKKYVIIAAPHTSNWDFIFGRLYFYMYEIPMKFLIKKELFFFPLGPILKWLGGIPVDRSKKTDLTSQLVKEFEKHDELALLITPEGTRKYNPNWKKGFYYIAKAAGVPIILGYIDYERKIGGIGPVYYPKDDPDREIEEIRKFYFDKKGKHPEQGVY; encoded by the coding sequence ATGAGGAAATTTAAGAAATGGCTGGCTACATTGATATTTAAAGGCCTGGGGTGGCGAACAGAAGGGGAGATACCTAAAAATTTAAAAAAATATGTGATAATTGCTGCCCCTCATACGAGCAATTGGGACTTTATTTTTGGACGTTTATATTTTTACATGTATGAAATTCCTATGAAATTTTTGATAAAAAAAGAATTATTCTTTTTTCCCTTGGGACCAATTTTAAAATGGTTAGGAGGAATTCCTGTGGACCGTTCGAAAAAAACCGATCTTACATCTCAATTGGTTAAGGAGTTTGAGAAACATGATGAGCTGGCTCTTTTAATAACTCCGGAAGGAACCAGAAAATATAACCCTAATTGGAAAAAAGGATTTTATTATATTGCCAAAGCAGCAGGAGTGCCAATCATTCTGGGATATATAGATTACGAAAGAAAAATTGGAGGCATAGGTCCGGTTTATTATCCCAAAGATGACCCTGATCGCGAAATTGAAGAAATAAGAAAATTTTATTTTGATAAAAAAGGCAAACATCCTGAGCAGGGGGTTTATTAA
- the pruA gene encoding 1-pyrroline-5-carboxylate dehydrogenase: MSGFFKVPVASNEPVRNYEPGSEDREKLKAKINDLKNKEWDIPMWIDGKEVRTNEKIRISPPHDHRYTLGYYHKGNAEHVKMAIEAAMKAKPAWQEMSWESRASIFLKAAELLAGPYRYTLNAATMLCQSKNVYQAEIDSACELIDFFRFNVQFMAELYAEQPLSAPGVWNRMEYRPLEGFVFALTPFNFTSIAGNLPTAPALMGNTVVWKPSNTQIFSAWFILELLREAGLPDGVINIVYGDGATVGEVVFGHRDFGGIHFTGSTTTFKNIWQTIGNNIFNYRSYPRIVGETGGKDYIVAHPSADVKALITAISRGAFEYQGQKCSAASRIYIPRSIWPMVRDGVIADIESFKIGSPEDFTNFINAVIDEKSFDNIVSYIEHARNSNESKILAGGTYDKSSGYFITPTFIETTNPFEKCLCEEIFGPVLTAYVYDDNKFEETLKLIDESNDYALTGAVFAQDRKALEIATRLLVNSAGNFYINDKPTGAIVGQQPFGGARSSGTNDKAGAKMNLMRWVSARTIKENFNPPKDYRYPFMSDK, encoded by the coding sequence ATGTCAGGATTTTTTAAAGTACCTGTGGCAAGTAATGAGCCTGTAAGAAATTATGAACCCGGTAGCGAAGACAGGGAAAAATTAAAAGCTAAAATCAATGACCTTAAAAATAAAGAATGGGATATACCCATGTGGATTGATGGAAAAGAAGTTAGGACAAATGAAAAAATCAGAATATCTCCACCACACGATCATCGGTATACTTTAGGTTACTATCACAAAGGAAATGCAGAACATGTAAAGATGGCAATTGAGGCAGCCATGAAAGCTAAGCCTGCCTGGCAGGAAATGTCTTGGGAAAGCAGGGCTTCTATATTTTTAAAGGCCGCCGAATTATTGGCCGGCCCGTATCGTTATACACTCAATGCAGCCACAATGTTATGTCAATCAAAAAATGTTTATCAGGCTGAAATTGATTCTGCATGTGAATTGATTGATTTTTTCAGGTTCAATGTGCAATTCATGGCAGAATTATATGCCGAACAACCTTTATCTGCCCCGGGCGTTTGGAACAGAATGGAATACAGACCCTTGGAAGGATTTGTGTTTGCCCTTACTCCGTTTAATTTTACTTCAATTGCCGGCAATCTCCCTACAGCCCCGGCATTGATGGGAAACACTGTGGTTTGGAAACCCAGCAATACGCAGATTTTTTCGGCTTGGTTTATTTTGGAATTGCTTAGAGAAGCCGGTTTGCCCGATGGGGTAATCAACATTGTTTATGGCGATGGGGCCACCGTTGGAGAAGTTGTTTTTGGTCATCGTGATTTTGGAGGTATTCATTTCACCGGAAGTACCACTACATTTAAAAACATTTGGCAAACCATAGGAAACAATATTTTTAATTACCGTTCTTATCCCAGAATCGTCGGAGAGACAGGTGGCAAAGATTATATTGTTGCACATCCGTCTGCAGATGTCAAAGCTTTGATTACGGCCATCTCAAGAGGTGCATTTGAATATCAAGGACAGAAATGTTCGGCTGCCTCTCGAATTTACATCCCCAGAAGTATTTGGCCGATGGTAAGAGACGGCGTTATTGCCGATATTGAATCGTTTAAGATTGGCTCGCCGGAAGATTTTACCAATTTTATCAATGCGGTTATTGATGAAAAATCTTTTGACAACATTGTTTCTTATATCGAACATGCCCGTAACAGTAATGAAAGCAAGATATTGGCCGGTGGTACTTATGACAAATCTTCCGGTTATTTCATTACACCTACTTTTATCGAAACCACGAATCCATTTGAAAAATGCCTATGTGAAGAAATTTTCGGACCGGTTCTGACTGCTTATGTATATGACGACAATAAGTTTGAAGAAACTTTAAAACTCATCGACGAAAGCAATGATTATGCATTGACCGGTGCTGTGTTTGCTCAAGACAGAAAAGCTCTTGAAATTGCCACACGATTGTTGGTTAACTCAGCCGGAAATTTTTACATCAATGACAAACCAACCGGAGCCATTGTAGGGCAACAACCCTTTGGTGGAGCTAGATCTTCCGGAACTAATGATAAGGCCGGTGCAAAAATGAACTTGATGCGTTGGGTAAGTGCGCGTACGATCAAAGAAAATTTTAACCCGCCAAAAGATTACCGTTATCCCTTTATGTCGGATAAATAA
- the mcm3 gene encoding methylmalonyl-CoA mutase, with translation MKPEFRKYKGFFDVANTGPDVQEIRNEYDLLLKSFYNHHDAGANIHENYAAGIPPYLRGPYASMYLVKPWTIRQYAGFSTAEESNAFYKRNLAAGQKGLSVAFDLPTHRGYDSDHPRVKGDVGKAGVAIDTVEDMKILFDGIPLDKISVSMTMNGAVIPIMAFYIVAAEEQGVKQEQLSGTIQNDILKEFMVRNTYIYPPAPSMRIIGDIFKYTSVHMPKFNSISISGYHMQEAGATPDLELAFTLSDGLEYIRTGLSAGLHIDDFAPRLSFFWAIGMDIWSEVAKMRAARLLWAKLVKAFNPQNPKSMALRTHCQTSGWSLTEQDPFNNIARTCIEAMAAALGGTQSLHTNALDEAIALPTDFSARIARNTQILIQNETDICKTVDPVGGSYVIETLTRLLAEKAWKIIGEIEQLGGMAKAIEQGYPTRKIEEAAAKKQAAIDSGLEKIVAVNIFETDNYVPLEILEVDNTAVRESQIKKINEVKVKRDKQKVKESLENITQIAAGEKQGNLLEAAIIAARHRATLGEISFAMEKVFGRYKTNPHTLKGIYAAMSKDNEYFQQARKLADEFERLEGRRPRILIVKLGQDGHDRGAKVTATAYADMGFDVDIGPLFQTPEEAVKQAIENDVHIIGISSLAGAHKTLIPEVVRLLQEKGRDDILVVAGGVIPRQDYEYLFEKGVAAVFGPGTKLPKAAVELLKILIKQYS, from the coding sequence ATGAAACCGGAATTTAGGAAATATAAAGGTTTTTTTGATGTTGCCAACACCGGCCCGGATGTTCAAGAAATTCGAAATGAATACGATCTCTTGTTAAAATCTTTCTACAATCATCATGATGCCGGAGCAAACATCCACGAGAATTATGCTGCCGGTATTCCGCCATATTTGCGCGGGCCTTATGCGTCGATGTATCTTGTTAAACCTTGGACCATCAGACAATATGCTGGTTTTTCCACAGCCGAAGAGTCAAATGCTTTTTATAAAAGAAACCTGGCAGCCGGACAAAAAGGATTGTCCGTAGCATTTGATTTGCCCACTCACCGCGGTTATGATTCTGATCATCCTAGGGTCAAAGGAGATGTCGGGAAAGCCGGTGTGGCTATTGATACAGTTGAAGACATGAAAATCCTGTTTGATGGAATTCCATTGGATAAAATTTCGGTATCGATGACCATGAATGGAGCCGTAATTCCTATCATGGCCTTTTACATAGTTGCGGCAGAAGAACAAGGGGTAAAACAAGAACAATTGTCGGGCACCATTCAGAATGACATTTTAAAAGAATTTATGGTGCGCAATACGTATATATATCCTCCTGCACCTTCGATGAGAATTATTGGTGATATCTTTAAGTATACTTCGGTACACATGCCAAAATTTAATTCTATCAGTATTTCCGGGTATCATATGCAAGAAGCCGGAGCAACCCCCGATTTGGAGCTGGCATTTACATTAAGTGATGGTTTGGAATATATCCGAACCGGATTGTCAGCAGGATTGCACATTGACGATTTTGCACCAAGACTTTCTTTTTTCTGGGCTATTGGAATGGATATTTGGAGCGAAGTGGCAAAAATGAGGGCGGCAAGATTGCTTTGGGCCAAGTTGGTAAAAGCATTTAACCCTCAGAATCCTAAATCAATGGCCCTACGGACACATTGTCAAACCTCAGGATGGAGCTTGACCGAACAGGATCCTTTCAATAACATTGCCCGTACTTGCATCGAAGCTATGGCAGCTGCTTTGGGAGGCACTCAATCGTTGCATACCAATGCTTTGGATGAAGCAATAGCCCTCCCGACAGATTTCTCTGCAAGAATAGCCAGAAATACCCAAATATTGATTCAAAACGAAACGGATATTTGTAAAACCGTAGATCCTGTCGGAGGTTCTTATGTAATAGAAACACTCACAAGATTATTGGCTGAAAAGGCCTGGAAAATCATTGGAGAAATCGAACAATTGGGAGGGATGGCGAAAGCCATCGAACAGGGTTATCCTACTCGTAAAATAGAAGAGGCCGCGGCCAAAAAGCAGGCGGCTATCGACTCAGGATTGGAAAAAATAGTGGCAGTCAATATTTTTGAAACAGATAATTATGTACCACTTGAAATCTTAGAAGTAGACAATACCGCCGTGCGCGAAAGTCAAATAAAAAAAATTAATGAAGTAAAAGTTAAACGTGACAAACAAAAAGTGAAAGAATCTCTTGAAAATATTACTCAGATTGCGGCCGGAGAAAAACAAGGAAACCTGTTGGAAGCGGCCATCATAGCTGCCCGCCACAGAGCTACTTTGGGAGAGATTTCTTTTGCTATGGAAAAAGTATTTGGTCGATATAAAACAAATCCTCATACCTTAAAAGGAATATATGCTGCCATGTCAAAGGACAACGAATATTTTCAACAAGCCAGAAAACTGGCCGATGAATTTGAACGTCTGGAGGGCAGAAGACCCCGTATTTTGATTGTTAAACTTGGACAAGATGGCCATGACCGTGGAGCAAAAGTTACGGCCACTGCATACGCCGACATGGGTTTTGATGTAGATATAGGTCCACTTTTTCAAACCCCCGAGGAAGCAGTCAAGCAGGCCATTGAAAATGACGTACATATTATTGGAATTTCTTCACTTGCCGGTGCCCATAAAACACTTATTCCGGAAGTGGTACGATTATTGCAAGAAAAAGGGAGAGACGATATTTTGGTAGTAGCAGGCGGAGTTATACCGCGGCAGGATTACGAGTACTTGTTTGAGAAAGGTGTTGCAGCAGTATTTGGACCCGGCACAAAACTACCAAAAGCGGCTGTTGAATTATTAAAAATATTGATAAAACAATATTCTTAA
- a CDS encoding replicative DNA helicase translates to MEKSRKNKNKPKGSENFTEIAGRVPPQSTDLEEIVLGGMMMEPQALSQALELIHTEVFYNPSHRIIFNSIEQLFKNNKPVDLSTVTEQLKKNGELESVGGAFYIANLTRRVASAANIEYYCQVLLQKYIQRELINTATDIITKAYDPTTDVLELLDDAEKNLFAITEGSLRKNYEKMSTLIKRAIEEIKNSSHSETGLTGVPSGFVELDRLTNGWQKTDLVIIAARPSMGKTAFVLSLARNAAITGYPVAIFSLEMGSLQLVNRMIAAESEIPSEIIRSGRLSDAQLAQIMEKTAQLAEAPIFIDDTPAISIYELRAKARRLKAQHNIQMIIIDYLQLMTTRDDKSGNREQEISQISRSLKAIAKELEIPVLALSQLNRSVEKREQKEPQLSDLRESGAIEQDADMVLFIHRPEYYKIYEDEHGNSTEGIASIIVAKHRNGPVGTVNLRFNKEITRFENLDPESSLMFASVNSDIYPNDTFGNTITIPSRLNDSSEYDSDTPF, encoded by the coding sequence ATGGAAAAAAGCAGAAAAAATAAAAATAAACCAAAAGGAAGCGAAAACTTTACCGAGATTGCCGGGCGTGTACCGCCTCAATCTACAGATTTGGAAGAAATCGTATTGGGAGGCATGATGATGGAGCCTCAGGCTCTCTCTCAGGCATTGGAATTGATTCATACAGAGGTTTTTTACAATCCCTCCCATCGCATTATTTTTAACAGCATCGAACAGTTGTTTAAAAACAACAAACCGGTGGATCTTTCTACAGTGACCGAACAGCTCAAAAAAAACGGAGAATTGGAATCAGTGGGAGGGGCTTTTTATATAGCCAACCTGACCAGAAGAGTTGCATCTGCAGCCAATATCGAATACTATTGTCAGGTATTGTTACAAAAGTATATTCAACGTGAACTAATCAATACGGCAACTGATATTATTACCAAAGCATATGACCCAACAACAGATGTGCTCGAATTGTTGGACGATGCCGAAAAGAATTTATTTGCCATAACAGAGGGCTCGCTACGTAAAAATTATGAAAAAATGTCTACCCTAATCAAGCGGGCAATTGAAGAAATTAAAAATTCAAGCCATTCTGAGACCGGGTTAACAGGTGTACCTTCCGGTTTTGTTGAACTTGACCGCCTCACCAATGGCTGGCAGAAAACGGATCTCGTAATCATTGCAGCACGTCCTTCAATGGGTAAAACAGCTTTTGTGTTGTCTTTGGCCCGCAATGCCGCAATAACAGGATATCCTGTGGCCATCTTCTCATTGGAGATGGGTTCTTTACAGTTAGTCAACAGGATGATTGCAGCCGAATCGGAGATTCCATCTGAAATAATTCGCAGTGGCCGTTTGAGCGATGCCCAGCTTGCCCAAATAATGGAAAAAACTGCACAATTGGCTGAGGCTCCAATTTTTATTGACGACACACCGGCTATTTCTATTTATGAATTAAGGGCCAAAGCAAGACGTTTAAAGGCCCAACACAATATCCAAATGATCATAATCGATTATTTGCAATTGATGACCACCAGGGATGATAAATCGGGCAACAGGGAACAAGAAATCAGTCAAATTTCACGTTCGCTTAAAGCCATTGCCAAAGAGTTGGAAATTCCTGTTCTTGCTCTTTCACAATTGAACCGGAGTGTTGAAAAAAGAGAACAAAAAGAACCACAATTATCAGATTTGAGAGAATCAGGGGCTATCGAACAAGATGCCGATATGGTGTTGTTTATTCACAGACCTGAATATTATAAAATCTACGAAGACGAACACGGTAATTCTACCGAAGGCATTGCAAGCATAATTGTGGCTAAACATCGTAACGGTCCTGTAGGTACAGTAAACCTGAGATTTAACAAAGAAATTACACGTTTTGAAAATCTTGATCCCGAATCAAGTTTAATGTTTGCTTCCGTTAATTCAGATATTTATCCAAACGATACATTTGGCAATACCATTACGATTCCTTCAAGATTAAATGATAGCAGCGAGTATGACAGTGATACGCCATTTTAA
- a CDS encoding hypothetical protein (possible pseudo, frameshifted) has translation MTVIRHFKIHRILLFMALLSFNAVNALSLLIPMDKQQKNHLKAYGLAYWTLQNGLEIHWLLNYRGGSFLLPYHAKIEEEALIRNITFRKNYRCQSPGHLARNCRPTDKYGCRKT, from the coding sequence ATGACAGTGATACGCCATTTTAAAATACATAGAATCTTGCTTTTTATGGCATTATTAAGTTTCAATGCCGTAAATGCTCTTTCTTTGCTTATACCCATGGATAAGCAACAAAAAAATCATTTAAAAGCTTATGGTTTGGCATATTGGACATTGCAAAACGGTTTAGAAATACATTGGTTGCTCAACTATCGGGGTGGAAGTTTTCTATTGCCATATCATGCCAAAATAGAAGAGGAGGCGCTTATTCGTAACATAACATTTCGAAAAAATTACCGATGCCAAAGCCCAGGCCATCTTGCAAGAAATTGCCGACCCACAGATAAATATGGATGCCGTAAAACTTGA
- a CDS encoding hypothetical protein (possible pseudo, frameshifted) — protein MQEIADPQINMDAVKLEKAPKIAVYSPKNKQPWDDAVTLVLTYAEIPYDVIYDEEVINGKLKEYDWLHLHHEDFTGQYGKFYASYRYQPWYQEEVRVNEEMAKKLGFSKVSQLKLAVAKMIKGYVYSGGFLFAMCSATDTYDIALSAEGVDICEVMYDGDPAEPNFNSKIDYSKTFAFYNFTISTNPLEYEFSNIDATPIHNRTPEEYDVFTLFDFSAKWDPVPTMLCQNHEKVIKGFMGQTTAYYKQFVKPGVLIMGENKALNSARYIHGEYGRGMWTFYGGHDPEDYQHFVGDPPTDLNLHPNSPGYRLILNNVLFPAARKKKQKT, from the coding sequence TTGCAAGAAATTGCCGACCCACAGATAAATATGGATGCCGTAAAACTTGAAAAAGCTCCCAAAATAGCCGTTTATTCCCCAAAAAACAAACAGCCCTGGGATGATGCTGTGACTCTGGTACTGACCTATGCTGAGATTCCCTATGACGTAATCTATGATGAAGAAGTAATCAATGGAAAATTGAAGGAATACGATTGGTTACATTTACATCATGAAGATTTCACCGGACAATACGGCAAATTTTATGCTTCATACCGTTATCAACCATGGTATCAGGAAGAGGTGAGAGTTAATGAAGAAATGGCCAAAAAGCTTGGCTTCTCTAAAGTTTCTCAATTAAAGTTGGCTGTGGCAAAGATGATAAAAGGTTATGTATACAGTGGTGGATTTTTGTTTGCCATGTGCTCGGCCACTGATACATATGACATAGCTTTGAGTGCCGAAGGGGTTGATATTTGCGAAGTAATGTATGATGGAGACCCGGCCGAACCCAATTTCAATTCTAAAATTGATTATTCCAAAACATTTGCATTTTATAACTTTACCATAAGTACCAATCCTTTGGAATATGAATTTTCAAACATCGATGCGACCCCTATACACAATCGTACCCCGGAAGAATATGATGTTTTCACACTTTTTGATTTCTCGGCCAAATGGGATCCGGTACCGACTATGTTGTGTCAAAATCATGAGAAAGTTATTAAAGGATTTATGGGGCAGACCACTGCTTACTACAAACAATTTGTCAAACCGGGGGTTTTGATCATGGGAGAAAACAAAGCCCTCAATTCGGCAAGATATATTCACGGAGAATATGGCCGGGGAATGTGGACATTTTATGGAGGACATGATCCCGAGGATTATCAACACTTTGTGGGTGATCCTCCAACCGATTTAAATTTACATCCAAATTCTCCCGGCTATCGCCTGATTTTGAACAATGTTTTGTTTCCGGCTGCCAGAAAGAAAAAACAAAAAACTTGA
- a CDS encoding 23S rRNA (uracil-5-)-methyltransferase RumA — MSKKETIHQLTIEKWASEGKAMTRIDGKVYFIPYVIPGETVKAKTVKNKNSYAEALPLEIISPHPKRLSPDCQYFGLCGGCKWQHIPYEMQLEVKHQQVKEQFTQIGHFAFPEILPPMKSPEIWHYRNKMDFSFSNMRWMTHDEIISGKPIDHSFALGFHLPGNFKKVIDIDQCLLCPDGMNEIKNYVRSQCKKYNIPAYNLLTHQGVLRSLIIRSNSLGEMMVILSATEINQPLSVILNSLPKVFPFVQSVYFVQNNKKNDAIHDLEPKLIYGRPYLTEQLNHLKFRIHPLSFFQTNTKQTIQLYDLIEKLSDLKGHEIVYDLYSGVGTIGLYLARRCKKIIGVEYVEKAVVDAEYNASVNHIHNAEFFAGDMAKILSSQFVDANGMPDVVITDPPRNGMDRHVCEKLLEICPEKIVYVSCNPATQARDLNWLTEKYEIVLVQPVDMFPHTYHVENVVLLKLKK; from the coding sequence ATGAGTAAAAAAGAAACCATACACCAATTAACCATCGAAAAATGGGCATCAGAGGGTAAAGCAATGACAAGAATTGATGGCAAAGTTTATTTCATTCCATATGTTATTCCGGGCGAAACTGTTAAAGCAAAAACCGTGAAAAACAAAAATTCGTATGCAGAAGCACTTCCTTTGGAAATAATCTCTCCGCATCCCAAAAGATTGAGTCCGGATTGTCAATATTTTGGATTGTGTGGAGGTTGTAAGTGGCAACATATTCCATACGAAATGCAATTGGAGGTCAAACATCAACAAGTTAAAGAACAATTCACCCAAATTGGTCATTTTGCTTTTCCTGAGATATTGCCACCAATGAAGTCGCCGGAGATTTGGCACTACCGCAACAAGATGGATTTTTCATTTTCAAACATGCGTTGGATGACCCATGATGAAATCATTTCAGGCAAACCCATTGATCATTCCTTTGCCCTTGGTTTTCATTTGCCCGGCAATTTTAAGAAAGTGATCGACATTGACCAATGTTTGCTTTGCCCCGACGGAATGAATGAAATTAAAAACTACGTTCGGTCTCAATGCAAAAAATACAATATTCCTGCATATAATTTACTTACACATCAGGGAGTGTTGAGAAGTTTAATTATCAGGTCGAACTCTTTAGGAGAAATGATGGTAATTTTATCTGCCACGGAAATAAATCAACCCTTGTCGGTCATTCTAAACTCATTACCTAAGGTTTTTCCCTTTGTGCAATCTGTTTATTTCGTACAAAACAATAAAAAGAATGATGCCATCCATGATTTGGAACCGAAATTAATATATGGCCGGCCTTATTTGACCGAGCAATTGAATCATTTAAAATTTCGTATCCATCCGCTTTCATTCTTTCAGACGAACACAAAACAAACCATACAATTATATGATTTGATCGAAAAATTGTCTGATCTAAAGGGTCATGAAATAGTTTATGATCTTTATTCAGGTGTAGGCACCATCGGACTATACCTTGCCCGTAGATGCAAAAAGATTATCGGCGTTGAATATGTTGAAAAAGCTGTTGTCGATGCCGAATATAATGCCTCTGTAAATCATATCCATAACGCAGAGTTTTTTGCAGGCGATATGGCCAAAATACTATCCTCACAATTTGTTGATGCGAATGGCATGCCCGATGTGGTGATAACCGATCCTCCACGCAATGGCATGGACCGTCATGTGTGTGAAAAATTATTGGAGATTTGTCCTGAGAAAATTGTTTATGTCAGTTGCAACCCTGCCACTCAGGCAAGAGATCTCAATTGGCTCACCGAAAAGTATGAAATTGTGTTGGTGCAACCGGTTGACATGTTTCCTCACACGTATCATGTAGAAAATGTAGTATTATTAAAATTAAAAAAATAA
- a CDS encoding hypothetical protein (possible pseudo, frameshifted), protein MASIDELKLICNQVRRDILRMVHGAASGHPGGSLGCVEYFVALYFEIMKHDPESFYYGREETKMFFFSPTDTFLPFGTVFWPVADILT, encoded by the coding sequence ATGGCATCTATCGATGAATTAAAACTAATCTGTAATCAAGTCAGAAGAGATATTTTACGAATGGTGCATGGAGCTGCTTCCGGGCATCCGGGTGGGTCGTTAGGATGTGTAGAATATTTCGTTGCACTTTATTTTGAAATCATGAAACATGATCCCGAGTCATTTTACTATGGTAGGGAAGAAACGAAGATGTTTTTTTTCTCTCCAACGGACACATTTCTCCCGTTTGGTACAGTGTTTTGGCCCGTAGCGGATATTTTGACATGA
- a CDS encoding hypothetical protein (possible pseudo, frameshifted), with protein MKELATFRKINSRLQGHPATKEGLPGIRMASGSLGQGLSVACGAALAKKLDQDPRWVFSLHGDGELQEGQIWEAAMFAAHHKIDNLIATVDYNNKQIDGDVDKVMSLGDLKAKWESFGWIVLDEPNGNDLVSVIQTLNRAKQLSGRQRPVVILLHTIMGKGVDFMENDHHWHGVAPNDEQLARALQQIPETLGDY; from the coding sequence ATGAAAGAACTGGCTACGTTCAGAAAAATTAATTCAAGACTTCAAGGACATCCGGCTACCAAAGAAGGGCTGCCCGGCATCAGAATGGCAAGCGGTTCGCTTGGACAGGGTTTGTCAGTAGCGTGTGGTGCTGCTCTTGCCAAAAAATTGGACCAAGATCCCCGATGGGTATTTTCCTTGCATGGTGATGGTGAATTACAAGAAGGACAAATTTGGGAAGCCGCTATGTTTGCTGCTCATCATAAAATTGACAATTTAATCGCCACAGTCGACTATAACAATAAACAGATTGATGGCGACGTTGATAAAGTGATGAGTTTGGGTGATTTGAAAGCTAAATGGGAAAGTTTTGGCTGGATTGTGTTGGATGAACCAAATGGCAATGATTTGGTTTCGGTTATTCAGACACTAAACCGGGCTAAACAACTATCCGGCCGGCAACGTCCTGTGGTGATATTGTTGCATACTATCATGGGAAAAGGCGTTGATTTTATGGAGAATGATCATCATTGGCATGGCGTGGCTCCAAATGATGAACAATTGGCAAGGGCTTTGCAGCAAATACCGGAAACTTTGGGTGATTACTAA
- the tktC gene encoding transketolase: METSKKYPKLGEKDTRSGFGDALLILGEKNEKVVGLCADLTGSLKMEAFAEKYPHRFFQCGIAEANMMGVSAGLANGGYVPFAATFANFATGRVYDQIRQSIAYAGKNVKICASHAGLTLGEDGATHQILEDIGLMRMLPGMTVINPCDYNQTKAATLAIADYDGPVYLRFGRPKWPVFIPEETPFVIGKALHLSNGSDISIFATGHMVWEALQAVELLENEGISVDLINIHTIKPLDTEAVLNSVSKTGCCLVAEEHQIYGGLAELIAGVLGENLPVPFARIGVKDSFGESGKPMELLQKYGLTHNHIASVAKKLLERKK, from the coding sequence ATGGAAACAAGTAAAAAATATCCTAAATTGGGAGAAAAAGATACCCGTTCGGGATTTGGTGATGCTTTGCTAATTTTGGGAGAGAAAAATGAAAAAGTGGTCGGTTTGTGTGCAGATCTTACCGGTTCATTGAAAATGGAAGCATTTGCCGAAAAATATCCTCACAGGTTTTTTCAATGTGGAATTGCTGAAGCCAATATGATGGGGGTTTCGGCCGGATTGGCTAATGGTGGTTATGTGCCATTTGCGGCCACTTTTGCCAATTTTGCTACCGGCAGGGTTTACGATCAAATAAGACAGTCGATTGCTTATGCCGGAAAAAATGTGAAAATATGTGCATCGCATGCTGGTTTGACGTTGGGTGAAGACGGTGCCACTCATCAAATTTTAGAAGACATAGGTCTGATGCGTATGCTTCCGGGAATGACCGTCATCAATCCTTGTGATTATAATCAAACCAAGGCGGCCACATTGGCAATTGCAGATTACGATGGTCCTGTATATTTGCGGTTTGGAAGACCCAAATGGCCGGTATTTATTCCCGAAGAGACCCCTTTTGTCATTGGTAAAGCTCTACATTTGTCGAATGGTTCGGATATATCCATTTTTGCAACAGGGCATATGGTTTGGGAAGCTCTTCAAGCTGTGGAGTTGTTAGAAAATGAAGGCATCTCGGTGGATTTGATCAATATCCATACCATCAAACCTTTAGACACGGAAGCGGTATTGAACAGCGTGTCAAAAACAGGATGTTGTCTTGTCGCTGAAGAACATCAGATTTATGGAGGATTGGCAGAATTGATAGCCGGGGTGTTGGGTGAAAATTTACCTGTGCCTTTTGCCCGCATTGGGGTGAAAGATTCATTTGGCGAGAGCGGAAAGCCCATGGAATTATTGCAAAAATACGGCCTTACGCATAATCATATTGCTTCTGTCGCCAAAAAACTTTTGGAAAGAAAAAAATGA